In Chryseobacterium shigense, the following proteins share a genomic window:
- the bla gene encoding class A beta-lactamase, subclass A2 yields the protein MKKLIPLTVLLSLNLTVKAQSTENLRKEIQQIISTKNATAGISVKGIEDKDTVSINGNLKMPMMSVFKFHIALTVLDQVDKGKLKLNQKIFVKKEELLPDTWSPMRDEYPNGNVYLTLDQILRYTVSHSDNNGCDILIKRVGGTEAVQKFINKQGIRDFTIKVDEQGMSSWDNLYINTSTPLATTGLLEKFYKGKVLKKETTKYLYQIMVETSRGLTWMKAGLPKDTELAHRTGISGTNDQNLRAAMNDVGIVKLPNGKHFILSVYLKNITEERAETEKTIADITKAVWNYYTNKKQN from the coding sequence ATGAAGAAGCTTATACCTCTTACAGTCCTTCTGTCACTCAACCTTACTGTAAAAGCACAATCCACTGAAAACCTTAGAAAAGAAATACAGCAGATCATCTCAACAAAAAATGCAACCGCCGGAATATCTGTGAAAGGTATTGAAGATAAAGATACGGTAAGCATCAACGGAAATTTGAAAATGCCTATGATGAGCGTTTTTAAATTTCATATTGCACTAACTGTCCTGGATCAGGTGGATAAAGGAAAATTAAAATTAAACCAGAAGATCTTTGTAAAAAAAGAAGAACTTCTTCCTGATACATGGAGCCCCATGCGGGATGAATATCCGAATGGAAATGTTTACCTGACATTAGACCAGATACTGAGATATACCGTTTCGCACAGCGATAATAACGGCTGCGATATACTTATAAAGAGAGTAGGGGGTACTGAAGCCGTTCAGAAGTTTATCAATAAGCAGGGAATCCGGGATTTTACAATTAAAGTGGATGAACAGGGAATGTCTTCCTGGGATAATTTATACATAAATACCTCAACACCTTTGGCAACGACCGGGCTTCTGGAGAAATTTTATAAAGGAAAAGTCCTGAAAAAGGAAACAACAAAATATTTATACCAGATTATGGTGGAAACATCACGCGGCCTTACCTGGATGAAGGCAGGATTGCCAAAAGATACAGAGCTTGCTCACAGAACAGGAATTTCCGGAACGAATGACCAGAATCTCAGGGCAGCAATGAATGATGTAGGAATTGTTAAACTTCCTAACGGAAAACATTTTATCCTTTCCGTATATCTGAAAAATATTACCGAAGAAAGAGCAGAAACAGAAAAAACAATTGCTGATATAACCAAAGCAGTGTGGAATTATTATACAAATAAAAAACAGAATTAA
- a CDS encoding Bcr/CflA family efflux MFS transporter, which produces MLKEASEKRIRLITIMAFVSIPLSGFVTDIYLPSFPSMAKEMNVSEKDIQITLTSYLLSYGISQLFVGGILDSIGRYRPKLVALFLLIVSSILITMTDSILLICLLRILQGAAVSVLVVATRAIFVDLYDSEKVKHYLSYFTIVWSCGPILAPFLGGYLEKLFNWHANFHFLALYAGILFLFEWFFSGESLPERKKLNLSENIGLYKMMLKNRIFMLGIFILGLSYSIVMLFNITGPFIIENTFHFTPVVIGYCTLILGFSWMIGGFIGKRRLKLDFKERILHPIILQLILITGLITTSFYAENLFIMIPFAFFIHICSGILFTSFFTTSMLYFPKNAGTAGGLMGGLVYVITSITSFIISVSGTVTEQDGLAWRYLAIAMILLGIILVMHQAVKKEKAEN; this is translated from the coding sequence TTGTTGAAAGAAGCATCTGAAAAAAGAATCAGATTAATAACCATTATGGCCTTTGTGTCGATCCCGCTTTCCGGGTTTGTCACTGATATTTATTTACCATCATTTCCATCGATGGCAAAAGAAATGAACGTATCTGAAAAGGATATCCAGATTACTTTAACCTCTTACTTATTAAGTTATGGGATCTCACAGCTTTTTGTCGGGGGAATCCTGGACAGTATCGGGCGTTACCGTCCAAAGCTGGTCGCCCTGTTCTTACTTATAGTCAGCAGTATCCTGATTACAATGACGGACAGCATTCTGCTGATCTGTCTTCTCCGTATTCTTCAGGGAGCCGCCGTTTCCGTACTGGTTGTAGCGACCAGAGCTATTTTTGTAGATCTTTATGATTCTGAAAAAGTAAAGCATTATCTGAGCTATTTCACCATTGTCTGGTCATGTGGGCCTATCCTCGCTCCTTTCCTCGGAGGATATCTCGAAAAACTGTTTAACTGGCATGCCAATTTCCATTTCCTTGCCTTATATGCAGGAATTTTATTTTTGTTCGAATGGTTTTTCAGTGGCGAAAGTTTACCGGAAAGAAAAAAACTCAACCTTTCTGAAAATATCGGCCTGTATAAGATGATGCTGAAAAACAGGATATTTATGTTAGGAATTTTTATTCTGGGATTAAGCTATTCTATTGTTATGCTTTTCAATATCACAGGTCCTTTTATTATTGAAAATACGTTTCATTTCACGCCGGTAGTTATCGGCTACTGTACCCTGATCTTAGGATTTTCATGGATGATTGGCGGATTTATAGGAAAAAGAAGGCTTAAACTTGACTTTAAGGAAAGAATCCTTCACCCTATCATTTTACAGCTGATTCTGATCACCGGACTAATTACTACCAGCTTCTATGCGGAAAACCTGTTCATTATGATTCCTTTTGCATTTTTCATTCATATCTGTTCAGGCATCTTGTTTACGTCATTTTTTACAACCAGTATGCTTTATTTTCCTAAAAATGCAGGAACAGCAGGCGGACTGATGGGCGGACTGGTGTATGTAATTACCTCTATTACGAGTTTTATTATTTCGGTGAGTGGAACTGTTACAGAACAGGATGGTCTTGCCTGGCGTTATCTGGCGATTGCGATGATACTTTTAGGAATTATCCTGGTCATGCACCAGGCCGTTAAAAAAGAAAAAGCAGAGAATTGA
- a CDS encoding TetR/AcrR family transcriptional regulator: MERKSAAGSIRNKERSKKKFLDAVGKILKTKGYAALKINDIAATAGVDKKMIYTYFGGMDGLMDEYIRSQDYWSNVTTDQIMPDTGDGGRLFMEKMLLQQFDYVHTNKEFQKLLLWRLSESRKSLTKLTNMQEESGESLLKLVIDPYFGERSWDFRAIAAIMVSGLYYLNMYASVNGSVFCGIDLNTADGREKIKKAISFLVDQTYENL; this comes from the coding sequence ATGGAAAGAAAATCAGCAGCAGGCAGCATCCGTAATAAGGAACGCAGTAAAAAAAAGTTTCTGGATGCAGTTGGAAAAATTCTGAAAACAAAAGGATATGCAGCATTGAAAATCAATGATATTGCTGCTACGGCAGGAGTAGACAAAAAGATGATCTACACCTATTTTGGCGGGATGGATGGCCTGATGGACGAATATATCCGTTCGCAGGATTACTGGAGTAATGTAACAACCGATCAGATAATGCCGGATACAGGAGATGGAGGAAGGTTGTTTATGGAAAAAATGCTGCTTCAGCAATTTGATTATGTACATACTAATAAGGAATTTCAAAAGCTGCTGCTCTGGCGTTTATCCGAATCCCGGAAATCTTTGACGAAGCTCACCAATATGCAGGAAGAAAGCGGAGAAAGTCTTTTGAAACTGGTTATTGATCCTTATTTTGGAGAACGTTCGTGGGACTTCCGTGCAATAGCTGCTATTATGGTTTCAGGACTTTATTATCTTAATATGTATGCTTCCGTAAATGGAAGTGTTTTTTGCGGGATAGATCTCAATACTGCCGATGGACGCGAAAAAATAAAAAAAGCAATATCTTTTCTGGTTGATCAGACTTATGAGAATCTGTAA
- a CDS encoding HAD family hydrolase — translation MSNKNLIFDLDGTLWDPRATVIKIWNEVLNKHQLIEKDLKPEDMNPYMGLLADNILKDIVPGISDQRVHNILSEIVQHENKTLRIHGGILYEGVSETLKNSAKNHRLFIVSNCQDGYIESFLDFYHFNDLFTDIESYGRTKKPKAENIRLIMERNDLSPENSVYVGDTQTDYESAKANNLPFIFCKYGFGKLDTSEYQPSISKFSDMELHI, via the coding sequence TTGAGTAATAAAAATTTAATTTTTGATTTAGACGGAACACTTTGGGACCCGAGAGCAACGGTTATCAAAATATGGAATGAGGTTTTAAACAAGCATCAGTTAATAGAAAAAGACTTAAAACCTGAAGATATGAATCCATATATGGGATTACTGGCTGACAATATTTTAAAAGATATTGTTCCCGGGATTTCAGACCAACGTGTTCATAATATTCTTTCTGAAATTGTTCAACATGAAAATAAAACTCTGCGTATTCATGGTGGAATTCTGTATGAAGGTGTTTCCGAAACTTTGAAAAATTCAGCAAAAAATCATCGGCTTTTTATTGTCAGTAACTGTCAGGACGGATATATAGAATCTTTTTTAGACTTCTATCATTTCAACGATTTGTTTACAGATATTGAATCTTATGGGCGAACGAAGAAACCAAAAGCTGAAAACATCAGGCTGATTATGGAAAGAAATGATTTAAGCCCGGAAAACTCTGTGTATGTTGGTGATACGCAAACTGATTATGAATCCGCAAAAGCCAATAACCTGCCATTTATTTTCTGCAAATATGGCTTTGGAAAGTTAGACACATCTGAATACCAGCCTTCAATTTCAAAGTTTTCAGATATGGAACTCCATATTTAA
- a CDS encoding DegT/DnrJ/EryC1/StrS family aminotransferase has protein sequence MKSKIWLSSPHLGGSELKYIKEALDANWVAPLGPNVDGFEQDLEIFLNEKIKVAALSAGTAALHLALIECNVSAGDEVICQSMTFSASANPIVYLGAVPVFIDSEKDTWNMCPAALKEAIEDRISKGKKPKAIIVVNLYGMPAKMDEILTVADNYGIPLIEDAAESLGSRYKGKSCGTFGRFGILSFNGNKIITTSGGGALVCHSQEDKDKAVFLSTQARDKAPHYQHSQIGYNYRMSNISAGIGRGQMEVLEERVEGRRNVHRFYDELCRNLDGVTLFSEPSSDFYSNHWLSVITIDETKSSITPEDLRLEFLKDDIESRPIWKPMHLQPIFKDAPYYGRKVAEELFGNSLCLPSGSNLSDDEKERIAKVMIDVFSDKKEYSVL, from the coding sequence ATGAAATCGAAAATATGGCTATCATCTCCTCATCTGGGGGGCAGCGAATTAAAGTATATCAAAGAGGCACTCGATGCAAACTGGGTAGCTCCTTTGGGTCCGAACGTTGACGGTTTTGAACAGGATCTGGAAATATTCCTGAATGAAAAAATTAAGGTAGCTGCACTTTCTGCGGGAACTGCCGCTTTACATCTGGCATTAATTGAGTGTAATGTAAGCGCTGGAGATGAGGTGATATGTCAGTCCATGACATTTTCAGCCTCTGCAAATCCTATCGTTTATCTGGGAGCTGTTCCCGTATTTATAGACTCTGAAAAAGATACCTGGAACATGTGCCCGGCTGCTTTGAAGGAAGCAATAGAAGACAGGATTTCAAAAGGTAAAAAGCCGAAAGCTATAATTGTGGTTAATCTTTATGGAATGCCCGCAAAAATGGATGAAATTTTAACCGTTGCAGACAATTACGGAATTCCTTTAATTGAAGATGCTGCCGAATCGTTAGGTTCCAGATACAAAGGGAAATCTTGCGGCACTTTCGGACGTTTTGGTATTTTATCATTCAATGGAAATAAAATTATTACGACCTCCGGAGGTGGTGCACTGGTCTGCCATTCCCAGGAAGATAAAGACAAAGCCGTATTTTTATCTACGCAGGCCAGGGACAAAGCGCCGCATTATCAGCACTCCCAGATTGGTTATAACTACAGGATGAGCAATATCAGTGCTGGAATCGGGCGGGGACAAATGGAAGTTTTGGAAGAAAGAGTAGAAGGACGAAGAAATGTACACCGCTTTTATGATGAACTTTGCAGGAATTTAGATGGAGTAACACTTTTCTCAGAACCAAGTTCAGATTTCTACAGCAATCACTGGCTGTCTGTTATTACCATTGACGAAACAAAATCATCAATAACTCCTGAAGACTTACGTCTGGAATTTTTGAAAGACGACATTGAATCCCGTCCTATCTGGAAACCAATGCACCTGCAGCCGATATTTAAAGACGCCCCGTATTACGGAAGAAAAGTAGCTGAAGAACTTTTCGGAAACAGCTTATGTCTGCCTTCAGGATCCAATCTTTCGGATGATGAGAAAGAGAGAATTGCGAAAGTGATGATTGATGTCTTTTCAGATAAGAAAGAATATTCTGTCCTGTGA
- a CDS encoding M20/M25/M40 family metallo-hydrolase, giving the protein MKINRFFAVPAVVLAAQFSWAQVKVDPKEKLDPVVKSFVDEINNSSQLENMAYELLDGIGPRLVGTPEMLAANEWTAEKLRSWGIESNLQQFGTWKGWQRGITHVDMVYPRVKSLAATQLAWSPATKKAVEAEVVVLPKVSSKAEFDAWIPSVKGKIVLIAQYQKIGRSDEQIKEFATTELYEKLKAEKEQAGKDFRDYVKNIGYDNNTLPEALEKAGAAGIAISNWTGIMGANRIFGAKTAKIPMIDIDVEDYGMLYRMAEKGAKPKVRIEAQSKILPDAKSFNTIGIIKGKEKPEEYVILSAHLDSWDGAQGATDNGTGTLTMLEAMRILKKYYPNNKRTIVIGLWGSEEQGLNGSRGFVADNPQIMKGVQAVFNQDNGTGRVINISGQGFVDSYSYIGKWLNGVPKTVRDQIKTDFPGMPGGGGSDHASFVAAGVPGFSLSSLNWGYFGYTWHTTKDTYDKIVFDEVKNNVVLTAALAYMASEDPEFTSRTKRVLPQDEKGETVKWPDAKQPKRDSKDFK; this is encoded by the coding sequence ATGAAGATAAATAGATTTTTTGCCGTGCCTGCGGTTGTACTGGCTGCTCAGTTCTCATGGGCCCAGGTGAAGGTAGATCCGAAAGAAAAACTTGATCCCGTTGTAAAAAGCTTTGTAGATGAAATCAATAACAGCTCACAGCTGGAAAATATGGCCTATGAGCTTCTGGACGGAATAGGGCCACGTCTTGTAGGAACCCCTGAAATGCTTGCTGCGAATGAATGGACTGCAGAAAAACTCCGTTCGTGGGGTATAGAATCCAATCTTCAGCAGTTCGGGACATGGAAAGGATGGCAGCGCGGAATCACTCATGTAGATATGGTTTATCCGCGCGTGAAATCATTGGCTGCAACACAGCTTGCATGGAGCCCGGCAACGAAAAAAGCAGTAGAAGCCGAGGTTGTGGTACTTCCAAAAGTTTCTTCCAAAGCCGAATTTGATGCATGGATTCCTTCTGTAAAAGGGAAAATAGTACTAATAGCGCAGTATCAAAAGATCGGACGTTCCGATGAACAGATTAAAGAATTTGCCACTACGGAACTGTACGAAAAACTGAAAGCAGAAAAAGAGCAGGCCGGGAAAGATTTCCGCGATTATGTAAAGAATATCGGATATGATAACAACACACTTCCGGAAGCTTTAGAAAAAGCCGGTGCAGCGGGAATTGCTATTTCCAACTGGACGGGCATTATGGGAGCGAACAGGATTTTCGGAGCAAAAACAGCAAAAATTCCAATGATTGATATTGATGTGGAAGATTACGGAATGCTTTACAGAATGGCTGAAAAAGGAGCTAAACCAAAGGTCAGAATAGAAGCTCAATCTAAAATTCTTCCTGATGCAAAAAGTTTTAATACAATTGGTATCATCAAAGGAAAGGAAAAACCGGAAGAATATGTCATACTTTCTGCCCATCTTGATTCCTGGGATGGAGCGCAGGGTGCAACCGATAACGGAACGGGTACACTTACCATGCTTGAAGCAATGAGAATATTGAAAAAATATTATCCGAACAATAAAAGAACTATCGTTATTGGGCTTTGGGGAAGTGAAGAGCAGGGACTGAACGGTTCAAGAGGTTTTGTGGCAGATAATCCGCAAATCATGAAAGGAGTTCAGGCTGTATTTAACCAGGATAACGGGACCGGACGTGTGATTAATATCAGCGGACAGGGATTCGTGGATTCTTACAGCTATATCGGAAAATGGCTGAACGGAGTTCCAAAAACCGTGAGAGACCAGATTAAAACAGATTTTCCGGGAATGCCGGGTGGCGGAGGCTCTGATCATGCATCATTTGTAGCGGCAGGAGTACCCGGATTTTCTTTAAGCTCCCTGAACTGGGGATATTTCGGTTATACATGGCACACTACAAAAGATACCTATGATAAAATCGTTTTTGATGAGGTGAAAAATAATGTGGTTTTAACGGCTGCATTGGCTTACATGGCATCAGAAGACCCTGAATTTACAAGCAGGACAAAAAGAGTATTGCCTCAGGATGAAAAAGGGGAAACGGTAAAATGGCCGGATGCTAAACAGCCGAAGAGAGATTCTAAGGATTTTAAATAG
- a CDS encoding histone H1, with translation MKELIEKINAEFEAFATEANQQAEKGNKAAGTRARKSALELSKLFKEFRKVSVEEAKK, from the coding sequence ATGAAAGAACTAATTGAAAAAATCAACGCTGAATTCGAAGCGTTTGCAACTGAAGCTAACCAACAAGCAGAAAAAGGAAACAAAGCTGCTGGTACAAGAGCTCGTAAATCAGCTTTGGAACTTAGCAAACTGTTCAAAGAATTCAGAAAAGTTTCTGTAGAAGAAGCTAAAAAATAA
- a CDS encoding helix-turn-helix domain-containing protein: MSDQLETIEDYYRRIRKDQIKMFDSDEFETGKSHFNVSMRRYCSFKSPYNRRDYYKISFIIGKGTFQYGHHKLYVDRPALFFPSPNIPYSWECDGDLQEGYFCLFNQEFFSGNTEFNLFKKTSLFKEWSTPLIFLTDEQTQLATLYFEQMYKLNNSPYPFRCSSIKSHLASVMHLALENRVDDINPNELPANIRLYRLFDELLNKQFPLDSPAYPLALKTASDFADHLNVHVNHLNSSVKSVTQLTTTQIIKERVFEESKNLLKYTNWDIAEIGYTLGFEQPSHFNNFFKKHAEVSPLKFKNTF, encoded by the coding sequence ATGAGCGATCAGCTGGAAACTATTGAAGATTATTACAGGCGCATCCGGAAAGATCAGATAAAAATGTTCGATTCCGATGAATTTGAAACGGGAAAGTCACATTTCAATGTTTCAATGCGGAGGTACTGCAGTTTTAAAAGCCCATACAACCGCCGTGATTATTACAAAATAAGTTTCATTATTGGAAAAGGGACGTTCCAGTACGGGCATCATAAACTGTATGTTGACCGGCCCGCCCTCTTTTTCCCTTCGCCTAATATTCCGTACTCCTGGGAATGTGACGGGGATCTTCAGGAAGGATATTTCTGCCTGTTTAACCAGGAATTTTTCAGCGGAAATACTGAATTCAACCTTTTTAAAAAGACTTCTCTGTTTAAGGAATGGAGCACGCCTCTTATCTTTTTAACCGATGAGCAGACACAGCTGGCAACTCTTTATTTTGAACAGATGTATAAGCTGAACAATTCACCGTACCCGTTCCGATGCAGCAGCATTAAAAGCCATCTGGCCTCTGTAATGCACCTTGCTCTTGAAAACCGTGTGGATGACATCAACCCTAATGAACTTCCTGCCAATATCCGTCTGTACCGTTTATTTGATGAGCTTCTCAATAAGCAGTTTCCACTGGATTCACCGGCCTATCCCCTGGCACTGAAAACGGCTTCCGATTTTGCGGATCATCTTAATGTGCATGTTAATCATTTAAATTCATCGGTAAAATCGGTTACTCAGCTTACCACTACACAAATTATAAAGGAAAGGGTGTTTGAAGAGTCCAAAAACCTGTTGAAATACACCAATTGGGATATTGCTGAAATAGGATATACCCTGGGATTTGAGCAACCTTCCCATTTCAATAATTTCTTTAAAAAACATGCTGAGGTTTCCCCTTTAAAATTTAAAAATACATTTTAA
- the bla gene encoding class A beta-lactamase, producing the protein MALLSLNLFAQNAQSIVLKKKIEALLSGKKADVAVSISGAGKNDFIEINGGKLYPMLSTVKFPIALTVLSKVEHNELSMNQKIFIRKEELLENTWSPFKKEHPEGDISISLEEAMKWMISYSDNNLTDILLRLIGGTEQVQKFIAGKNFIIKNNEEDMHKDWDSQFVNKITPNEAVHLLKEFHKGKLLNKENTKWLYDTMVNNTTGGKRLKGKLPENINVAHRTGTSFTNEKGMTGAINDFGIIELPGKQKIYIAVFVHNTFESFEDSEKIIADISRLTYDFYLKK; encoded by the coding sequence ATGGCTTTATTGAGCCTAAATCTATTTGCTCAGAATGCCCAAAGTATAGTATTAAAAAAGAAAATTGAGGCATTACTTTCCGGAAAAAAAGCAGATGTCGCAGTTTCAATTTCCGGAGCAGGAAAGAATGATTTTATTGAAATTAATGGTGGAAAATTGTATCCAATGCTGAGTACAGTAAAGTTTCCGATTGCATTAACCGTTCTCAGCAAAGTGGAACACAATGAATTATCCATGAACCAGAAAATTTTTATTAGAAAAGAAGAGCTTTTGGAAAATACATGGAGTCCGTTTAAAAAAGAGCATCCCGAAGGAGATATATCAATAAGCCTGGAAGAGGCTATGAAATGGATGATTTCCTATAGTGATAATAACTTGACTGATATTCTTTTAAGATTAATTGGCGGCACGGAACAGGTACAGAAATTTATAGCTGGTAAAAATTTCATCATAAAAAACAATGAAGAGGATATGCATAAGGATTGGGATTCCCAGTTTGTAAACAAAATCACTCCCAATGAAGCAGTGCATCTTCTTAAAGAATTCCATAAAGGAAAACTTCTTAATAAAGAAAATACAAAATGGCTTTATGACACAATGGTGAACAATACTACCGGGGGAAAAAGACTTAAAGGAAAACTTCCTGAAAATATAAACGTTGCACACAGAACCGGAACATCTTTTACTAATGAAAAAGGAATGACCGGGGCAATTAATGATTTTGGAATTATAGAGCTTCCGGGTAAACAGAAAATATACATTGCTGTTTTTGTTCACAATACTTTTGAAAGCTTTGAAGATTCTGAAAAGATAATTGCCGATATTTCCAGACTTACCTATGATTTTTATTTAAAAAAATAA
- a CDS encoding serine hydrolase domain-containing protein produces MQLKLTGFLFTLLSLSITKAQKTDDFSKKIDSVITNSDPIKFNGTVLVTKAGKVKYAKTFGYSNFSNNIPLKSDDQFEIMSNSKQVTAVLILKEVEKGNINLQSPIKKYLPDLTESWADLVTVHQLLNHTHGIVDTEKPLVFKPGSQFKYGNLSYMLLGEILAKISGKTYVELADELFRKLNMKNTFCYNKDNKRGLVNGYMNKENNFEKVEKSFINNDNLPAAGIVSTVHDLSLWNTALFEGGLLKSGTFKMMTSPTTKSQHDVFGKEDMGFGYNVRIIKESGLSYYAVTGLGDGFTCLNVHFPSDDVNLIILENQMPRNSDYWSYKEALIKNIILKSGLLTGLTDGNEK; encoded by the coding sequence ATGCAGTTAAAACTTACCGGATTTTTATTCACTTTACTTAGTCTTTCAATAACCAAAGCCCAGAAAACAGATGATTTTTCAAAAAAAATTGACAGTGTTATTACGAATTCAGATCCTATAAAATTTAACGGGACGGTTCTGGTAACAAAAGCCGGAAAAGTAAAATATGCTAAAACCTTTGGTTATAGCAACTTCAGTAACAATATTCCGTTAAAATCTGATGACCAGTTTGAAATTATGTCAAACTCAAAACAGGTTACAGCCGTTCTGATATTGAAAGAAGTGGAAAAGGGAAATATAAACCTTCAGTCTCCCATCAAAAAATACCTTCCGGATTTAACGGAGAGTTGGGCAGATTTGGTTACGGTTCATCAGCTTCTTAATCATACCCACGGAATTGTGGATACCGAGAAACCGCTTGTTTTTAAGCCCGGTTCACAATTCAAGTACGGTAACCTGTCTTATATGCTTTTAGGCGAAATCCTTGCAAAAATATCAGGTAAAACATATGTTGAACTGGCGGATGAATTATTCAGAAAACTGAACATGAAAAATACCTTCTGTTACAATAAAGATAACAAGCGGGGCCTTGTAAACGGTTACATGAACAAAGAAAATAACTTTGAAAAGGTAGAAAAATCATTCATAAATAATGATAATTTACCTGCAGCCGGAATTGTATCAACAGTTCATGATCTTTCATTATGGAACACGGCACTATTTGAAGGAGGATTACTAAAATCAGGAACATTTAAAATGATGACTTCGCCTACAACAAAATCACAGCATGATGTTTTTGGAAAAGAAGATATGGGATTCGGTTATAACGTTCGTATCATTAAAGAATCAGGGCTCAGTTATTATGCAGTAACCGGGCTTGGCGATGGTTTTACTTGCCTGAATGTTCATTTTCCTTCAGACGATGTCAATCTGATCATCCTGGAAAATCAAATGCCAAGAAACAGTGATTACTGGAGCTATAAGGAAGCCTTAATTAAAAATATTATTTTAAAAAGTGGTTTGCTTACCGGGCTTACTGATGGGAATGAAAAATAA